The Medicago truncatula cultivar Jemalong A17 chromosome 4, MtrunA17r5.0-ANR, whole genome shotgun sequence genome includes a region encoding these proteins:
- the LOC11407277 gene encoding EPIDERMAL PATTERNING FACTOR-like protein 2, whose translation MGFDHHVICISLFFLVISSWILQGLVTEGRKIHKQSGFQQTVSEEKMILRAQIGSRPPKCDRRCRSCGHCEAIQVPTNPQVQNVKINSSKFSSIAYSRGNYNSNYKPMSWKCKCGNLIFNP comes from the exons ATGGGGTTTGATCATCATGTCATTTgcatttctcttttctttttggtaatTTCAAGCTGGATCCTGCAAGGGTTAGTTACTGAAG GTAGAAAGATTCACAAACAAAGTGGTTTTCAACAG ACAGTAAGTGAGGAGAAGATGATATTGAGGGCACAAATAGGGTCAAGACCTCCAAAATGTGATAGAAGGTGTAGGTCATGTGGACACTGTGAGGCTATTCAGGTGCCTACAAATCCTCAAGTGCAGAATGTAAAGATAAACTCTTCAAAGTTCTCTTCAATTGCTTATTCTAGAGGAAATTATAATTCCAATTACAAGCCCATGAGTTGGAAATGCAAATGTGGGAACCTCATTTTCAACCcctga
- the LOC11406870 gene encoding probable xyloglucan endotransglucosylase/hydrolase protein 6, whose amino-acid sequence MAIFSPFKHNSVFFILLMWILLSCVFVWGRPATFNQDFHVTWSEPHIKQIDQGRTIQLTLDQGSGCGFASKVKYLFGRVSMKIKLVPGDSAGTVTAFYMNSDTDSVRDELDFEFLGNRTGQPYTVQTNIYAHGKGDREQRVNLWFDPSADFHTYSILWNHHHIVFYVDEVPIRVYKNNEAKGIPYPKMQAMGVFSTLWEADNWATRGGLEKINWSKAPFYAYYKDFDIEGCAIPGPTTCSTNPKNWWEGVEYQALSAIEARRYRWVRMNHVIYDYCQDKSRYPMTPHECLSGI is encoded by the exons ATGGCCATATTTTCCCCTTTTAAACACAATAGTGtcttttttatattgttgatgtgGATTCTCTTatcatgtgtttttgtttgGGGAAGACCAGCAACTTTTAATCAAGATTTTCATGTCACGTGGTCAGAACCCCATATCAAGCAAATTGATCAAGGCAGAACTATCCAACTTACCCTAGACCAAGGCTCTG GTTGCGGGTTTGCATCAAAGGTGAAGTATTTGTTTGGTCGTGTAAGCATGAAGATCAAACTTGTCCCTGGAGATTCTGCTGGTACTGTTACTGCATTTTAT ATGAACTCTGACACTGACAGTGTACGTGATGAGTTGGATTTTGAGTTCTTGGGAAACCGTACTGGACAACCTTACACAGTTCAAACAAACATTTATGCTCATGGAAAGGGTGATAGAGAACAAAGAGTTAATCTTTGGTTTGATCCTTCTGCTGATTTCCACACTTACTCCATTCTTTGGAATCATCACCATATTGT CTTCTATGTTGATGAAGTTCCTATTAGAGTATACAAGAACAATGAAGCAAAAGGGATACCATACCCAAAAATGCAAGCCATGGGAGTATTTTCAACATTATGGGAAGCTGATAATTGGGCAACAAGAGGTGgattagagaaaattaattgGAGTAAAGCACCTTTCTATGCTTATTACAAGGATTTTGATATTGAAGGATGTGCAATTCCAGGACCAACTACATGTTCCACTAACCCAAAAAATTGGTGGGAAGGAGTTGAATATCAAGCTCTTAGTGCCATTGAAGCTAGAAGATATAGGTGGGTTCGTATGAACCATGTGATCTATGATTATTGTCAAGATAAATCAAGGTACCCAATGACCCCACATGAGTGTCTTTCAGGCATTTAA